The following DNA comes from Salvia splendens isolate huo1 chromosome 17, SspV2, whole genome shotgun sequence.
GGACAGAACAACCCAGCCACGCATTATCTGATGAAACCTGCCGCATCCGGACTGGATCAAACTTAACACGGATGGATCTTTTCTTGGTTCCAACCAGGTGGCGGGTGGAGGAGGAGTTATCAGAGATGAACGTGGCCGCATTTTGGGAGGTTTCGTAGAGCCGCTCAGAGCAGAATCAGCCAGGGAAACGGAGCTATTGGCTCTAAACCAGGGAATTGAAATTGCAAAAGGCCTCGGAAACGCAGTTTGGATCGAGACTGAATCGCTTGAGATGGTGAACATGATCAAGAAAGATAGCCGAGGAGCAGCACAAAATCGACACCTTTTGACAGATATCAGGAACAAACTAAGGGGCCTCAACTTCACCATTACACACATTTGTAGAGAGGGCAATAAGGTCGCTGACTATCTGGCAACACAAAGGAGAAATAGGGATAACCGGATCACGTTTAATCAAGATTCCGCCCCGCCTTTGGTCAAAGCCTTGGCCAGCATGGATCGAATGGGAATCCCGAATATAAGAGAGTAGAGAGGAGGGAATGAGGAAGAGCCATGTGTCAAGAGCAAGTGTATGGTGATAGACAAATATCCGGACTTGGTAATTACTTTGAAATGGAGCTTCGTTGTTGTTTTTCTTCATTTTGGTTTAGATGTGAGTAGAGCGGTATCACCC
Coding sequences within:
- the LOC121774402 gene encoding uncharacterized protein LOC121774402 codes for the protein MPNTLVAGGGGVIRDERGRILGGFVEPLRAESARETELLALNQGIEIAKGLGNAVWIETESLEMVNMIKKDSRGAAQNRHLLTDIRNKLRGLNFTITHICREGNKVADYLATQRRNRDNRITFNQDSAPPLVKALASMDRMGIPNIRE